From a single Paenibacillus sp. FSL R5-0345 genomic region:
- the gndA gene encoding NADP-dependent phosphogluconate dehydrogenase yields MAKQQIGVIGLAVMGKNLALNIESKGFSVSVFNRSPEKTHDLLTEAEGKNLVGTFSVEEFVASLETPRKILIMVQAGKATDATIEQLLPHLDQGDIIIDGGNAYFPDTVRRSKYLEEKGFRFVGTGVSGGEEGALKGPSIMPGGQESAYKLVEPILTAISAKVNGEPCCTYIGPDGAGHYVKMVHNGIEYGDMQLICEAYQLLKDVLGLDAKELHNIFKEWNSGELDSYLIEITTDIFAQYDEETGKPMVDVILDSAGQKGTGKWTSQSSLDLGVPLSMITESVFSRFLSAMKDERVEASKVLNGPETTPFDGDKAEFIENVRKALFASKIVSYAQGFAQLRVASDEYGWDLKYGELAKIWRGGCIIRSRFLQNITDAYENNADLKNLLLDPFFKDVMDNYQSAWRKVIASAVTMGVPVPGFSSALAYYDSYRTERLPANLLQAQRDYFGAHTFKRVDKEGVFHHNWMSAE; encoded by the coding sequence ATGGCAAAACAACAAATCGGCGTTATTGGCTTGGCGGTAATGGGCAAGAATTTGGCTCTAAATATCGAAAGCAAGGGTTTTTCCGTATCCGTGTTTAACCGCTCACCGGAGAAGACACATGATCTTCTTACTGAGGCGGAAGGTAAAAACCTCGTAGGCACATTTTCCGTTGAGGAATTTGTAGCTTCGCTGGAAACACCGCGCAAAATTCTGATCATGGTTCAAGCTGGTAAAGCTACTGATGCTACCATCGAGCAACTGTTGCCGCATCTTGATCAAGGCGACATTATTATCGACGGAGGAAATGCTTATTTCCCTGATACGGTTCGCCGCAGTAAATATCTGGAAGAAAAAGGCTTCCGCTTTGTCGGAACTGGGGTTTCTGGCGGTGAAGAAGGAGCTCTTAAAGGTCCTTCCATTATGCCTGGCGGTCAAGAAAGCGCGTATAAGCTAGTAGAACCAATCCTAACTGCAATCTCAGCTAAAGTTAACGGTGAGCCTTGCTGTACATATATCGGACCAGACGGTGCGGGACACTATGTTAAAATGGTGCACAACGGTATCGAATATGGTGATATGCAATTGATCTGTGAAGCTTATCAGCTGCTCAAAGACGTACTAGGTCTGGATGCAAAAGAACTTCACAACATTTTCAAAGAGTGGAATAGCGGTGAGCTCGACAGCTACCTGATCGAGATTACTACAGATATTTTTGCTCAGTATGACGAAGAAACTGGTAAACCAATGGTTGACGTGATCCTTGATTCCGCTGGCCAAAAGGGAACTGGTAAATGGACAAGCCAAAGCTCACTGGATCTTGGCGTACCTTTGTCCATGATCACTGAATCCGTATTCTCACGCTTCTTGTCTGCAATGAAGGATGAGCGCGTAGAAGCAAGCAAAGTGCTTAACGGACCAGAAACTACGCCATTTGATGGCGACAAAGCTGAATTCATCGAGAACGTGCGTAAAGCATTGTTCGCAAGTAAAATCGTATCCTATGCTCAAGGTTTCGCTCAACTGCGCGTAGCTTCCGACGAATACGGTTGGGATCTGAAATATGGCGAGTTGGCTAAAATTTGGCGTGGAGGCTGCATTATCCGTTCCCGTTTCCTACAAAACATCACAGATGCTTACGAGAACAATGCAGATCTTAAGAACCTATTGCTTGATCCTTTCTTCAAGGATGTTATGGACAATTACCAATCCGCATGGCGTAAAGTTATCGCTTCAGCTGTAACGATGGGTGTTCCAGTACCTGGTTTCTCCAGCGCATTGGCTTACTATGATAGCTATCGTACAGAAAGACTGCCTGCGAACCTGCTACAGGCTCAACGTGATTACTTCGGCGCTCACACGTTCAAACGTGTAGACAAAGAAGGCGTATTCCACCACAACTGGATGTCAGCAGAATAA
- a CDS encoding aminotransferase class I/II-fold pyridoxal phosphate-dependent enzyme: MNQHRTPLFTALKKHAAGNPVQFHIPGHKKGLGTDAEFREFIGDNALSIDLINIAPLDDLHQPTGVIQEAQKLAAKAFGADYTYFSVQGTSNAIMTMILSVCSPGDKIIVPRNIHKSVMSAIIFSGAKPVFVSPVQDENLGIDHGITTSSLERALRRHPDAKGVLVINPTYFGVCADLRSIVDLAHRYGVPVLVDEAHGVLIHFHEDLPVSAMQAGADIAATSVHKLGGSMTQSSVLNLNAKTGLINPQRVQTIMSMLTTTSTSYILLASLDTSRRNLALNGHEMAERTIRLSNYARETINTIEGLYSFGKEILGTEATFDHDPTKLNIHVRHLGITGYETENWLREKYNIEVELSDMYNILCLITPGDTQESVDKLLAALRVLSAIHYSKGEIYELKVQVPEIPQLALIPRDAFYADTQLVPFRESAGYIIAEFIYVYPPGIPILLPGEVITQDNIDYIIDHVEIGLPVKGPEDRSITNIKVIVEADPIS; this comes from the coding sequence ATGAATCAACACCGTACTCCCCTCTTCACAGCTTTAAAAAAGCATGCCGCCGGCAATCCCGTTCAATTTCATATTCCGGGGCATAAGAAGGGGCTAGGAACCGATGCCGAATTCCGTGAGTTTATCGGCGATAACGCTCTATCCATCGATCTAATCAACATCGCACCGCTTGATGATCTACATCAGCCCACTGGCGTAATCCAGGAGGCTCAGAAGCTGGCTGCGAAGGCTTTCGGCGCCGACTATACGTATTTTAGCGTACAGGGCACGAGCAACGCCATCATGACGATGATCCTCTCTGTCTGCTCACCGGGTGATAAAATAATTGTGCCGCGTAACATTCATAAATCTGTAATGTCGGCCATTATCTTCTCCGGAGCCAAGCCTGTGTTTGTCTCGCCTGTTCAGGATGAGAATCTCGGGATAGATCACGGCATAACGACCAGTTCGCTGGAACGAGCGTTAAGGCGTCATCCAGACGCCAAAGGAGTTCTAGTAATCAATCCCACGTACTTCGGTGTATGCGCCGACCTGCGTTCGATTGTCGACCTGGCTCACCGTTACGGTGTACCCGTATTGGTGGACGAGGCACATGGAGTACTGATTCATTTTCACGAGGATCTGCCGGTATCGGCCATGCAGGCCGGAGCGGACATAGCTGCCACAAGTGTGCATAAACTTGGCGGCTCCATGACGCAAAGCTCGGTACTGAATCTAAATGCTAAGACGGGTCTGATTAACCCGCAACGGGTACAGACCATTATGAGCATGCTGACTACAACATCCACCTCATATATTTTATTAGCGTCCTTGGATACATCAAGACGTAATCTCGCGCTGAACGGTCATGAAATGGCGGAAAGAACCATTCGATTGTCCAACTATGCACGCGAAACGATTAATACGATCGAAGGCCTGTACAGCTTTGGAAAAGAAATACTTGGGACAGAAGCCACATTTGATCATGACCCAACTAAGCTCAACATTCATGTGCGCCATTTAGGGATCACAGGATACGAAACCGAAAACTGGTTGCGCGAGAAGTACAACATCGAAGTAGAACTAAGCGACATGTATAATATTCTTTGCCTTATTACCCCAGGTGATACCCAAGAATCAGTAGATAAATTATTAGCTGCACTTCGGGTGTTGTCCGCTATTCATTATAGCAAGGGTGAAATTTACGAGCTTAAGGTTCAGGTTCCAGAAATTCCGCAGCTTGCTCTGATTCCAAGAGACGCTTTTTATGCGGATACGCAGTTAGTTCCATTCCGTGAATCTGCTGGCTACATTATTGCAGAATTTATATATGTATATCCGCCGGGAATTCCTATTCTTCTCCCTGGCGAAGTAATCACACAGGATAACATCGATTATATTATTGACCATGTGGAGATCGGCCTTCCGGTTAAAGGTCCTGAAGACCGCAGCATCACTAACATAAAAGTGATTGTTGAAGCCGATCCTATATCCTAA
- a CDS encoding DUF1292 domain-containing protein — translation MSDHKHEHGEACGCGHDHDHEHEEFVLTLTNEQGEDVEMVFVETFDIGEKLYALLLERENPEADGIILRMEEEDEEMVLYNIEDEEEWKAVEEAYNNLLAQQE, via the coding sequence ATGAGCGATCACAAACATGAGCATGGTGAAGCATGCGGTTGCGGGCATGATCACGACCATGAGCACGAGGAGTTTGTGCTGACCTTGACGAACGAGCAGGGCGAAGATGTAGAAATGGTGTTTGTAGAAACGTTCGACATAGGCGAGAAATTATACGCTCTGTTGTTAGAGCGCGAGAATCCAGAAGCAGACGGCATTATTCTGCGTATGGAAGAAGAAGACGAAGAAATGGTATTGTACAATATCGAAGATGAAGAAGAATGGAAAGCTGTTGAAGAAGCTTACAACAATCTGCTTGCTCAGCAAGAATAG
- a CDS encoding MFS transporter: MSTKAVQRTHISLTSPFIMEMWVIIFLVEFVKGSLLVALLPVYMENILGLSVTVVGFAFALQYLGDNLFRSPSGWVMERIGFRWTMTSALLLILVAVGMIIYAKTAVTLSIACLILGIGTSPLWPCVMTGITELAGSTKSGSSGAAMGAVEMASLAGTGIGPIVVNFLMDHGGQSYRVAFLVLLGCAAVVVVVALFLPKRISPSGTHAVVRDMQGLGGVIERKKISPLESIKRTLHQVKTTLKVSRWLYPALFLQAFAIGLMTPVVTLFARTELHVSPNQFSLLLIAGGGITVLALIPAGKLVDRIGTTVFLNIGFLLAAFSLALFSQVRWLPLAFIAVALVGISYALILPAWNAFLAKQVPKGERGTVWGLFLTLQGSGMVAGPVLSGRLWDHVGHGVPFLVSAIVMLMLFGLHLLIVHRTKLKFKPS; the protein is encoded by the coding sequence ATGTCCACGAAAGCCGTGCAACGTACACATATCAGTCTGACATCACCATTTATTATGGAGATGTGGGTAATTATTTTTTTAGTTGAATTTGTGAAAGGGTCGCTTCTTGTCGCTTTGTTACCCGTGTATATGGAGAATATTTTGGGTCTATCTGTGACGGTAGTAGGTTTTGCCTTTGCACTCCAGTATTTGGGTGATAATCTATTCCGCAGTCCTTCTGGCTGGGTTATGGAGCGTATAGGATTTCGCTGGACCATGACAAGTGCCTTATTGTTGATCCTAGTAGCTGTTGGCATGATAATATATGCTAAAACAGCAGTTACGTTATCGATTGCTTGTCTTATTCTTGGGATCGGTACGTCCCCGCTTTGGCCTTGTGTGATGACAGGGATCACCGAATTGGCGGGATCTACTAAAAGCGGCAGCAGCGGGGCAGCTATGGGTGCTGTCGAGATGGCCTCGCTGGCAGGTACGGGAATCGGTCCGATCGTAGTGAATTTTTTGATGGATCATGGAGGACAAAGCTATCGTGTAGCCTTTTTGGTCCTGTTAGGTTGTGCAGCTGTTGTAGTTGTGGTGGCCCTATTTCTACCTAAGAGAATCTCGCCAAGTGGAACTCATGCCGTTGTAAGGGACATGCAGGGGCTCGGTGGAGTCATTGAGCGTAAAAAGATTAGTCCGTTAGAAAGTATAAAAAGAACACTGCATCAGGTTAAGACGACGCTTAAGGTCAGTCGATGGTTATATCCTGCTTTATTTCTTCAGGCTTTTGCCATTGGCTTGATGACCCCTGTAGTTACTTTGTTTGCTCGCACAGAGCTTCATGTTAGTCCAAATCAGTTTAGTCTTCTTCTGATTGCAGGTGGGGGGATTACGGTGCTTGCTCTGATTCCAGCTGGTAAGCTGGTGGACCGAATTGGAACAACTGTGTTTCTGAATATCGGCTTTTTGCTCGCGGCCTTTTCCCTTGCTCTGTTCTCACAGGTCCGCTGGCTACCGCTTGCCTTTATCGCGGTGGCTTTGGTCGGTATAAGCTACGCGCTTATTCTCCCGGCTTGGAATGCCTTTCTAGCCAAGCAAGTCCCTAAGGGGGAACGAGGGACTGTATGGGGGCTATTCTTGACGCTGCAAGGCTCTGGGATGGTGGCAGGTCCGGTACTATCAGGGAGACTATGGGACCATGTAGGTCATGGGGTCCCGTTCCTAGTAAGTGCAATTGTAATGCTGATGCTCTTCGGGCTGCATTTGCTCATTGTGCACAGAACGAAGCTGAAATTTAAACCTAGTTGA